The Arcobacter sp. LA11 genome includes a region encoding these proteins:
- a CDS encoding HugZ family protein, whose product MLTDFLKEFKSIVLSTIDKNNNPFTSYAPYVKKDAKYYVYLSSMARHTQNLDNNNNVSLFFIEDEISCANIFGRKRVVIQANSKKLPRDTKEFETLISMFEKEHGATMNMLKSMKDFSIYEFKPHGGEAIFGFGEAYNIGGENFDELIQRQGQTGHK is encoded by the coding sequence ATGTTAACAGATTTTTTAAAAGAATTTAAAAGTATAGTATTATCTACAATTGATAAGAATAATAATCCATTTACAAGTTATGCACCATATGTAAAAAAAGATGCAAAATATTATGTTTATCTAAGTTCAATGGCAAGACATACACAAAACCTGGATAATAACAATAATGTTTCACTATTTTTTATAGAAGATGAAATCTCTTGTGCAAATATTTTTGGAAGAAAAAGAGTAGTTATTCAAGCTAATTCAAAAAAGCTTCCAAGAGATACAAAAGAATTCGAAACTCTAATTAGTATGTTTGAAAAAGAGCATGGAGCAACAATGAATATGCTTAAAAGTATGAAAGACTTTTCGATATATGAATTCAAACCACATGGTGGAGAAGCTATATTTGGTTTTGGAGAAGCTTATAATATAGGTGGAGAAAACTTTGATGAGTTAATACAAAGACAAGGTCAAACAGGACACAAATAG